A genome region from Euphorbia lathyris chromosome 4, ddEupLath1.1, whole genome shotgun sequence includes the following:
- the LOC136226465 gene encoding agamous-like MADS-box protein AGL15 isoform X1 produces MGRGKIEIKRIENANSRQVTFSKRRAGLLKKARELAILCDSEVAVIIFSNTGKLFEFSSSGMKRTLARYNKCLDSPEPPPRIECNSEKQKQESKEVDVLKEEIAKLQVKQLRLLGKDLTGLSFKDLQHLEQQLSEGLFCVKEKKDQLLLQQLEHSRAQEQRAMLENETLRKQVEELRGLFPPRSRSSDHSVPTYLEYYSIDRKRSLLNNGSASPDMEKGDDSDTTLHLGLPTEAYRKRKAPEGESHSHSNDSESQPQIETTQVNGRSWFSS; encoded by the exons ATGGGGAGAGGTAAGATTGAGATCAAAAGGATTGAAAATGCAAACAGCAGGCAAGTCACATTCTCAAAAAGAAGAGCCGGATTGCTTAAAAAGGCCCGTGAACTTGCAATTCTTTGCGATTCTGAAGTTGCGGTTATTATCTTCTCCAACACTGGCAAGCTCTTTGAGTTCTCCAGTTCCGG GATGAAGAGAACACTTGCAAGATACAACAAGTGCCTAGATTCCCCAGAGCCTCCTCCTagaatagaatgcaactcagaG AAACAGAAACAGGAATCCAAGGAGGTGGATGTTCTAAAAGAGGAAATTGCAAAGCTTCAAGTGAAACAGTT GCGGCTTTTGGGCAAGGACCTCACTGGCTTGAGCTTCAAAGACCTGCAACATCTAGAGCAACAACTAAGTGAAGGATTATTCTGTGTCAAAGAGAAAAAG GACCAACTACTCCTACAACAACTTGAGCATTCAAGAGCACAG GAACAACGGGCTATGCTGGAGAATGAAACTTTGCGCAAACAG GTTGAGGAACTTCGAGGTTTGTTTCCACCAAGATCAAGATCAAGTGATCATTCAGTCCCAACTTATCTCGAGTACTATTCTATAGACAGGAAGCGTTCTCTCTTGAACAATGGCTCTGCAAGTCCCGACATGGAGAAAGGGGACGATTCAGACACTACATTGCATTTAGG GTTACCCACAGAGGCATACCGGAAGAGGAAGGCGCCCGAGGGAGAAAGCCATAGCCATTCCAATGATTCAGAGAGCCAACCTCAAATAGAAACAACACAAGTGAATGGTAGGAGTTGGTTTAGCAGTTAG
- the LOC136226465 gene encoding agamous-like MADS-box protein AGL15 isoform X2 yields MGRGKIEIKRIENANSRQVTFSKRRAGLLKKARELAILCDSEVAVIIFSNTGKLFEFSSSGMKRTLARYNKCLDSPEPPPRIECNSEKQESKEVDVLKEEIAKLQVKQLRLLGKDLTGLSFKDLQHLEQQLSEGLFCVKEKKDQLLLQQLEHSRAQEQRAMLENETLRKQVEELRGLFPPRSRSSDHSVPTYLEYYSIDRKRSLLNNGSASPDMEKGDDSDTTLHLGLPTEAYRKRKAPEGESHSHSNDSESQPQIETTQVNGRSWFSS; encoded by the exons ATGGGGAGAGGTAAGATTGAGATCAAAAGGATTGAAAATGCAAACAGCAGGCAAGTCACATTCTCAAAAAGAAGAGCCGGATTGCTTAAAAAGGCCCGTGAACTTGCAATTCTTTGCGATTCTGAAGTTGCGGTTATTATCTTCTCCAACACTGGCAAGCTCTTTGAGTTCTCCAGTTCCGG GATGAAGAGAACACTTGCAAGATACAACAAGTGCCTAGATTCCCCAGAGCCTCCTCCTagaatagaatgcaactcagaG AAACAGGAATCCAAGGAGGTGGATGTTCTAAAAGAGGAAATTGCAAAGCTTCAAGTGAAACAGTT GCGGCTTTTGGGCAAGGACCTCACTGGCTTGAGCTTCAAAGACCTGCAACATCTAGAGCAACAACTAAGTGAAGGATTATTCTGTGTCAAAGAGAAAAAG GACCAACTACTCCTACAACAACTTGAGCATTCAAGAGCACAG GAACAACGGGCTATGCTGGAGAATGAAACTTTGCGCAAACAG GTTGAGGAACTTCGAGGTTTGTTTCCACCAAGATCAAGATCAAGTGATCATTCAGTCCCAACTTATCTCGAGTACTATTCTATAGACAGGAAGCGTTCTCTCTTGAACAATGGCTCTGCAAGTCCCGACATGGAGAAAGGGGACGATTCAGACACTACATTGCATTTAGG GTTACCCACAGAGGCATACCGGAAGAGGAAGGCGCCCGAGGGAGAAAGCCATAGCCATTCCAATGATTCAGAGAGCCAACCTCAAATAGAAACAACACAAGTGAATGGTAGGAGTTGGTTTAGCAGTTAG
- the LOC136226464 gene encoding protein BPS1, chloroplastic-like, whose translation MVLSVHRFTKFYSKIDHHHHHHRPEALPASLQAFRSDVSTCITQLICNLKPGFEISWIHQCFQLLPVANKAFAKLVVDIDYRMTNWQARSMEDYLNYTLDLLDLFNSITASISHLSHVRLSMLHALSLLQTSPCSAVEKMKAIAFNSPRKEIDRKQGEKERCCSDKESVIVQALIELRSIGLWVCRVVLAILSGDEEIYTQMRKSEGELSSPALVNLDLRVGEILLKKGCSLKEVKELKELSNACGEAIEIEMKLEEFEKQLNDIGKQVDRVFSQVLAGRNELLSGIRFRK comes from the coding sequence ATGGTACTCTCGGTTCATAGGTTTACCAAGTTTTACTCCAAAattgatcatcatcatcaccaCCACCGCCCAGAAGCCTTACCGGCTTCACTGCAGGCCTTCCGATCCGATGTTTCAACTTGCATAACCCAATTGATTTGCAATCTCAAACCTGGATTTGAAATTTCTTGGATTCATCAATGTTTTCAGCTTCTACCTGTCGCTAACAAAGCTTTCGCAAAGCTAGTTGTCGACATTGATTATCGTATGACGAATTGGCAGGCCAGATCCATGGAAGATTATCTCAACTACACTTTAGACTTGTTGGATCTTTTCAATTCCATCACCGCTTCCATTTCTCACCTCAGTCACGTTCGCCTCTCTATGCTACATGCTTTGAGCCTCCTCCAGACTTCCCCTTGTTCAGCGGTGGAGAAAATGAAGGCGATTGCGTTCAACTCTCCCAGGAAGGAGATTGATCGGAAACAAGGGGAGAAAGAAAGATGTTGCTCAGATAAGGAATCGGTGATTGTCCAAGCTTTGATTGAATTAAGAAGCATCGGACTATGGGTATGTAGAGTTGTATTGGCTATTTTGTCCGGGGATGAAGAAATATACACACAGATGAGGAAATCAGAAGGGGAACTATCAAGTCCTGCTTTggtgaatttggatttaagggtTGGTGAAATTTTATTGAAGAAAGGGTGTTCCTTGAAGGAGGTTAAAGAGCTGAAAGAGTTAtcgaatgcctgcggagaagcGATAGAGATAGAGATGAAATTGGAGGAATTTGAAAAGCAGTTGAATGACATAGGAAAGCAAGTGGACCGTGTCTTCTCACAAGTACTAGCCGGAAGAAATGAATTACTCAGCGGTATTCGGTTTAGGAAATAA